A section of the Paracoccaceae bacterium genome encodes:
- a CDS encoding helix-turn-helix domain-containing protein — protein MTPTTGPSTPFRIVPIALLAQGGRWRVEAMRGYSAPVLLWFTRGKGRITVAGQTRGYGPHNLVYIPPKVMHGFDMVGQVYGTALFLPRDMPNVDLPDAPLHLRLLDAGLQAEVNAQIDNMQRELDAGRAGSERALEHLTGLFSVWLQRQLEEGNARDERSGTSADRLAAAYTNLIEEHFRTDQGVAEYAAMLNVTPTHLTRACNVACGRPALQLLQDRRHYEARRLLSETRLPIKEVASALGFSSAAYFSRAFQAQTGRTPSSFRKNP, from the coding sequence ATGACACCGACAACCGGACCCTCAACGCCGTTCCGCATTGTCCCGATTGCTCTGCTTGCGCAGGGTGGGCGGTGGCGGGTCGAAGCCATGCGTGGATACTCGGCGCCCGTTCTGTTGTGGTTCACGCGCGGCAAGGGTCGGATCACGGTCGCCGGACAGACGCGCGGCTATGGCCCGCATAATCTGGTCTATATCCCGCCCAAGGTGATGCACGGCTTTGATATGGTCGGACAGGTCTATGGCACCGCGCTGTTCCTGCCGCGCGACATGCCGAACGTCGACCTTCCCGATGCGCCGCTGCACCTGCGTCTGCTTGATGCGGGATTGCAGGCCGAAGTAAACGCCCAGATCGACAATATGCAGCGCGAATTGGACGCTGGACGCGCCGGATCCGAACGCGCACTCGAACATCTGACGGGCCTGTTCTCGGTCTGGTTGCAGCGGCAGCTGGAAGAGGGCAACGCGCGCGACGAACGCTCTGGCACCAGCGCGGATCGCCTGGCGGCGGCTTATACCAACCTGATCGAGGAACATTTCCGCACCGATCAGGGTGTTGCCGAATACGCCGCAATGCTGAACGTAACGCCGACCCATCTGACGCGCGCCTGCAACGTCGCCTGTGGCCGCCCGGCGCTGCAACTGCTTCAGGATCGCCGCCACTATGAAGCGCGCCGCCTGCTGTCGGAAACACGTTTGCCGATCAAGGAAGTGGCCTCCGCACTTGGGTTTTCATCAGCCGCCTATTTCAGCCGTGCCTTCCAGGCCCAGACAGGCCGCACCCCGTCATCGTTCCGCAAGAACCCCTGA
- a CDS encoding ribosome recycling factor, with protein MSEDFELDTDDLNRRMDGAMTALRSEFSSLRTGRASASMVDSVVVDAYDTPTPINQVGTINVPEPRMVTVNVWDKSLIGKVEKAIRDSGLGINPVVDGTTIRLPIPELNEERRRDLSKVAGTYAENARIAIRNVRRDGMDQLKKAKNDGMGEDDHKIWADEVQDMTDKAIAAIDAALEQKQEEIMQV; from the coding sequence ATGAGTGAAGATTTCGAACTTGATACCGACGATCTGAACCGGCGCATGGACGGCGCGATGACCGCGCTCAGGTCTGAATTTTCGTCGCTGCGCACCGGGCGCGCCTCTGCCTCGATGGTGGATTCGGTGGTGGTCGATGCCTATGACACGCCAACACCGATCAATCAGGTCGGCACGATCAACGTGCCCGAACCGCGCATGGTGACAGTGAATGTCTGGGATAAAAGCCTGATTGGCAAAGTCGAAAAAGCCATTCGTGACAGCGGTTTGGGAATCAATCCGGTGGTCGATGGCACAACCATCCGACTGCCGATCCCAGAGCTGAACGAAGAACGTCGGCGCGATCTTTCCAAGGTCGCAGGCACCTACGCCGAAAACGCGCGCATCGCGATCCGCAACGTCCGGCGCGACGGCATGGATCAGCTGAAGAAGGCGAAGAACGACGGCATGGGCGAGGACGATCACAAGATCTGGGCGGACGAGGTTCAGGACATGACCGACAAGGCCATTGCCGCGATCGACGCAGCGCTGGAGCAAAAACAAGAAGAGATCATGCAGGTCTGA
- the uppS gene encoding di-trans,poly-cis-decaprenylcistransferase codes for MNMDTAVPKGPGHVAVIMDGNGRWAQKRGRPRLFGHQAGARRVREIVAACPELGVKYLTIFAFSTENWKRTQAEVSGLMSLFRRYIEREARTLFERGIRVRFIGDRMKLDEKLVRLMDELELLTADNDLVHLTVALNYGGRDEVARATKRLAREVAAGRIDAEAVDAETLARFLDTYVLPDPDLVIRTSGEARISNFLLWQSAYSEYEFIDTLWPDFTAAEFAKLIAAYQQRERRFGAVVS; via the coding sequence ATGAACATGGACACCGCGGTGCCCAAAGGCCCCGGCCACGTGGCTGTGATCATGGACGGCAACGGTCGCTGGGCGCAAAAGCGCGGTCGCCCGCGGCTGTTTGGCCATCAGGCCGGTGCGCGCCGTGTGCGCGAAATCGTCGCCGCCTGTCCCGAACTTGGCGTGAAATATCTGACCATTTTTGCCTTCTCGACCGAGAACTGGAAACGCACCCAGGCCGAGGTTTCCGGCCTGATGAGCCTGTTTCGCCGCTATATCGAGCGTGAAGCGCGCACGTTGTTCGAACGTGGCATTCGCGTGCGCTTTATCGGTGATCGCATGAAGCTGGATGAAAAGCTGGTTCGCCTGATGGATGAGCTTGAGCTGCTGACCGCTGACAATGATCTGGTGCATCTGACCGTGGCGTTGAATTATGGTGGCCGGGACGAGGTGGCGCGCGCCACAAAACGCCTTGCGCGCGAGGTTGCGGCGGGCCGGATCGATGCCGAGGCCGTGGACGCCGAAACGCTGGCGCGGTTCCTTGACACCTATGTTTTGCCAGACCCGGATCTGGTGATCCGCACGTCGGGCGAAGCCCGGATTTCAAATTTCCTGCTCTGGCAGTCCGCCTATTCGGAATACGAATTCATTGACACACTCTGGCCGGATTTTACCGCTGCCGAATTTGCAAAGCTTATCGCGGCGTATCAGCAACGAGAGCGCAGGTTCGGGGCCGTCGTGTCGTGA
- a CDS encoding UMP kinase, with amino-acid sequence MNDVANQTQTPAGSATYERVLLKISGEALMGDQGYGLHPPTVARIAQEVKSVHDMGVEICMVIGGGNIFRGLQGSAQGMERTTADYMGMLATVMNALAMQSALEELEIHTRVISAIRMDEVAEPYIRRRAVRHLEKKRVCIFAAGTGNPYFTTDTAATLRASEMSCQAIFKGTKVDGVYDKDPEKHDDAKRYERISYDDVLAKRLGVMDASAIALARDNNLPIIVFSLDEPGGFRGILAGEGTSTTVGG; translated from the coding sequence ATGAATGACGTTGCAAATCAGACCCAAACACCTGCCGGATCAGCCACTTACGAACGCGTGCTGCTGAAAATCTCGGGCGAGGCGCTGATGGGCGACCAAGGTTATGGCCTGCATCCGCCGACAGTCGCACGCATCGCGCAGGAGGTTAAATCCGTCCACGACATGGGCGTCGAGATCTGCATGGTAATCGGCGGCGGCAATATCTTTCGCGGGCTGCAAGGCAGCGCGCAGGGGATGGAGCGGACGACAGCGGATTACATGGGCATGCTGGCCACGGTGATGAATGCTCTGGCGATGCAATCGGCCCTGGAAGAGCTGGAAATCCACACCCGCGTCATCAGCGCCATCCGCATGGACGAGGTCGCGGAACCCTATATCCGCCGCCGCGCCGTGCGCCATCTTGAGAAAAAGCGCGTCTGCATCTTTGCGGCGGGCACCGGGAACCCTTATTTCACGACCGACACGGCGGCGACGCTGCGGGCCTCGGAAATGTCGTGCCAGGCGATCTTCAAAGGTACGAAGGTTGACGGTGTCTATGACAAGGATCCCGAAAAACACGATGACGCCAAACGGTACGAGCGCATCAGCTATGACGACGTTCTGGCCAAACGCCTGGGCGTGATGGACGCCAGTGCGATTGCTTTGGCGCGCGACAACAACCTGCCGATCATCGTGTTTTCGCTGGATGAACCCGGCGGGTTCCGCGGCATTCTTGCGGGCGAGGGGACATCCACGACTGTGGGCGGCTGA
- the miaA gene encoding tRNA (adenosine(37)-N6)-dimethylallyltransferase MiaA, with product MCQRPSPVVIAAQTVANRSQVQSGTQDLKQLIASLDAERPVLIAGPTASGKSALAMAVAEQGGVIINADALQVFSGWRVLTARPSAADEAAFPHALYGHVSNKVHYHYSVGHWLRDIAPLLGGARPIIVGGTGLNFTALTEGLAEIPETPADVRARADAADPAQLLAALDAATAARIDTANPARIRRAWEVLETTGRGLTDWQAATPPPLLPLQQVQPIVLNAAPEWLTPRIEQRFDIMLKSGALEEVRAQLPTWVPNRPSSRAIGAAELVAYLNGQMTLDAARERAVILSRQYAKRQRTWFRARMSGWKQLDAESTA from the coding sequence ATGTGTCAGCGCCCCAGCCCGGTTGTCATTGCCGCGCAAACTGTCGCAAATCGCAGTCAGGTTCAATCGGGAACACAGGATTTGAAGCAGCTAATCGCCAGTCTGGATGCCGAACGCCCGGTGCTGATCGCCGGACCTACCGCCAGCGGGAAATCCGCGCTGGCGATGGCGGTGGCCGAACAGGGCGGCGTGATCATTAATGCCGACGCATTGCAGGTGTTTTCGGGCTGGCGGGTGCTGACCGCGCGCCCGTCTGCAGCGGATGAGGCCGCATTTCCCCACGCCCTCTACGGGCATGTGTCGAACAAGGTGCATTATCATTATAGTGTCGGCCATTGGCTGCGCGATATCGCGCCCCTGCTGGGCGGCGCGCGCCCCATCATCGTTGGCGGCACCGGGCTGAACTTCACCGCCCTGACCGAGGGTCTGGCCGAGATTCCGGAGACCCCTGCCGATGTCCGCGCCCGCGCCGATGCAGCCGATCCGGCCCAGTTGTTGGCCGCATTGGATGCCGCCACCGCCGCGCGCATCGACACGGCCAACCCGGCCCGAATTCGCCGTGCATGGGAAGTGTTGGAAACCACCGGGCGTGGCCTGACCGATTGGCAGGCAGCAACGCCGCCCCCCTTGCTGCCACTTCAACAGGTGCAGCCGATCGTGCTGAACGCCGCGCCAGAATGGTTGACCCCACGGATCGAGCAACGCTTTGACATCATGCTGAAATCCGGCGCCCTTGAAGAAGTGCGCGCACAGCTTCCGACCTGGGTCCCGAACCGGCCTTCGTCCCGCGCCATCGGCGCGGCAGAGCTGGTCGCCTACCTCAACGGGCAAATGACACTGGACGCGGCGCGCGAACGCGCAGTGATTCTCAGCCGGCAATACGCCAAGCGGCAACGCACCTGGTTTCGCGCCCGGATGTCGGGCTGGAAACAACTGGACGCTGAGTCGACAGCCTGA